One Eubacterium sp. AB3007 genomic window, GCAGGATCACCGTGTTCAGCACCAGGATCGGGGCGATCTGCAAACTCCAGAAGAAAGGAACCCCCCGCATGAATCCCATCAGAAGCGGTGGATCTCCCACCGGCGTCAGTGCGCCACCGATGTTGGACACCAGAAAGATGAAGAACACCACTGTCTGTACCTTGTGTTTCCGCCAGCGGTTCGCCCGCAGCAGCGGTCGGATCATAATCATGCTGGCCCCTGTGGTGCCGATCCAGCTTGCGAAGATGGTCCCTACCAGGATCATCAGCGCATTCACCTTGGGAGATCCGTCCACATTGGAGGATATGGTGATGTTTCCGCAGACGCAGAAAAGGCCGAACAAAAGCACAATGAATCCGATATAGTCCCCAAAGATCACCTCTGCGACGCTCTCCACCGCCGCGTGCGACCCGTTCATGATACCGAAGGGGACCACAAACAGGAGAGACCAGAAGATGACTGCATATTGTTTCTTCTCCTCCCACCATTCCGGTTTGGTCAGAGGAAAGATGGCGATCGATAGAAGCATCCCTATAAAGGGAATGCACAGTAAGAGCTTTTCCATGTGCCTAGACCTTTCTTGCTACTCGCCCTTCAGTACCTCCAATGTGCGCAGGATAATCTCAACGCTCTCCTCCTGCCCAAGCAGTCCAGTGTTCAATGCCAGATCGTAGTTCTGCACATCTGCCCACTCCCGCTTGGTGTGGTACTTGTAGCGTGCTGCTCTTCGTTTGTCCTTTTCCTTCACCAGTTTCTTCACCGGGATCTCGGTCTTGCCGTATCGCTCCACGATGCGTTTGGCCCGGTACTCCCTACTTGCGTACACAAAGACTTTCAGCGTATCCTCTCGATCCTTCAGGATGAAATCCGCGCCCCGGCCTACCACGATGAAAGGGCCCTTCTCTGCCAGATCGTTGATCACGGAGCACTCCGCATCGTAGATGTAGTCCTGGAAGGATTTCCCTTTGATATCACGTCCTACAAAGAACGCCGCAAGACCCCTTGCCGGCACCTCTGCAGCATCCATTGCCCTGACGAAACGTTCATCGAAGCCGGCCTTCTTGGCCACCTCCATGATCAGATCCTTGTCGTAGAACGGCAGGTCCAGTTTCTCCGCCAGGGCAAGTCCGATGGAGTGTCCTCCGCTGCCGAACTGCCGGCTGATGGTAATGATTTTTTTCTCACTCATAGCAAATCACCTCCTGCCGTAGATATTACTTTATTGTTGTAAACTATTATATCATCCGTGTGTCATCTGTCAATGGTCTTGCTGGCTTCTCTTCCACTGTAAATCGCCAGGTGCGGAAGGTCACCACGATCACCAGAAGCTGTGTCATCAGCCACAGACTCCCCATCAGCCCCAGGTCGAACCGGGCGCTTTCCATCATCCGACTGTCCACGGCACTGCTAAGCGACTGATAATAGTAATAGCACACGGCAGCGATCCCACCGATCAGCGTCGCAATCCCTACAGGAAACAACACCCGAGCGACCAACGCATTCCCAGGGTGCCCAAATTCTTCCGAGATGGCAGCGCATCCCCACAGAAAGAAACGGTTGAACACCACACCGAGGATCACAACTGTCAGGAGAAATACCACAGCCAGTATCAACAGCAACCCGAACAGCCAGTAGGTCTGGTAGGACGCCTCGATCTCCTCCAGTCCTTCTCGCATTTGCATCGGGCCGATCAACACAGCCGCCGCAAAACACACGCTCCCCGCCACGACCCCGGCAATAATAGCGAGCATCAGGTGGTAGGCTTTGTGGAACCAGAGGGAGCTGTTCCGCAGCTGTGCAAGCCCCAGGATCATACACATGCCCGCGCAGATCCAGCCTACAGTGCTCACCGACCAGACTGCCATATGCAGGTTCCCGATCACGCCACCGCTGTCGTACTTGGCCACCAGCGTGTTCGTCGGTGTCATCAGCCCCAGGAGCAGCACCGCCAGCACCTGGGCCACGAGAATATTCTTGATTCCGATGTACATATTCGGACGATTCATTCCTCTGCGATCCTTTCCCCTGTTATGATCCGGTCGCGGCCCGCCAGATCCCGGTACCCCACGATCCCGGCAAATACCCCGGTCTCCTCCAGCATCTTCTTCACCGCTTCCCTCTGATCGTGGCCGATTTCCATCATCACTGCGCCTCCCGGCTGCAGCGCATCCCCCAGGGACGACGCCAGCTGCCGGTAGACATCCAATCCATCCTCACCTCCGCACAAAGCCATCTCAGGCTCGTGATCCCGCACCTCTCTGGCAAGACCGCGGACCACGTCTCTGGCGATATAGGGTGGGTTGGACAGAATCAGATCGAACTTTCGCCCTTCAACAGGCGCCAGCAGATCCCCTTCCAGGAACTCCACCTCCACCGAAAGTCGGGCAGCGTTTTGCCGGGCGATTTCCAGCGCTGCAGGACTGATGTCCGTGCAGGTCACGCTGGCTGCCGGCACCAGCTTTGCCAGCGAAACACCGATGGCTCCACTGCCACAGCCGATATCCAGCACCCTGCACGCTCTGGCAGTATCGGACTTCTCACAGAAGGACTTCGCCCATGCCACCGCCTTCTCCACCAGAAGTTCTGTCTCTGGCCGCGGGATCAGCACTCCCGGGGCCACATGGAATGGAAGTCCCATGAACTCCTGCACTCCTGTGATATACTGAAGTGGCTCGCCGGCTGCCCGGCGAGCCAGTATCTCGCTGTACGTCTCTACGATCTCTTCTGTTACCTCTTCCCGGTACTGGAGGATCCGATGCGTCCGGTCCAGTCCGGTTATATGATCATAGAGAAGCTCCGCATCCAGTCTGCTGTCCTCCACACCGGCCTCTGCCAGCAAAGCAGCTCCCGATGAGATCAATTCCCGCACGGTCATGCGTTTTCCCCCTCTTTCGTCTTTTTCTCCTTCTCTTCTCGCTCCTTTTCGATGTCCAGCGGCTCTACGATAGTCCCGTCCAGATCACAGATTCCTTCCACATAGGGTGTCTCCTCATCCACCAGCACCGCCTTCAGGGACACGATGGCTATCTCCAGCTGAGAATCGTCTGGGGGGCGTGTAGTCAGTTTCTGCAGGTAGAGACCCGGCAGGCTCAGCACACGCACTACGATGTTGTCCGAGCGTCCGGCCCACTTCAGGAGCTCGTAGGAAAGCCCCGCCACCACTGGGATCAGCAGCAGACGAGACGCGATCCTCCAGATCAGAGAGGGCCATCCCAGCAGAGAGAACAGGATCAGACTGATGACCATGACGAACATCAGGAAGCTGGTTCCACAACGGGGATGCAGCGTATAGAAAGTCTGGGCGTTGGCAGGTGTCAGCTCCAGGTTGTTTTCGAAGCAATGGATGGTTTTGTGCTCGGCACCGTGATACTCGAACACCCGCTGGATATCCTTCATCCTGGCAATCACCACGATGTACGCGATGAACATGAGGATACGAAGCACTCCCTCGATCAGGTTCAGTGCTACCGCGTTGTCGACAAAGGCCTTCATCCAGCCGATGAGGGCTGTGGGCAACAGCACGAATATGCCGATGGAGAACACCAGGGCGATCACCACCGACAAGAGGATCATGGCGTTCCAGATCGTCTGGCTGCCGAACTTCTCCGTGAGCCACTTCTCGAACCTGCCCGGCTCGTAGTCCTCGTCATCCAGAAAATACTCCTGCACATCCGCCGAGTAGGTGAGAGTCCTGGTGCCCGCCACCAGCGAATACACAAAGGAGACCACCCCACGGATCAGGGGAAGTTTCATCCATTTGCTGGAGGCACCGTTGGGCATGGTCTTCAGATGGATCCGCCCGTCAGGGATCCTGCAGGCGATGGCCGTGCGCGTCAGACCACGCATCATGACACCCTCGATGACCGCCTGCCCTCCGATGCTGGTAGGGCAGGCGTCCTTGAGAAATATTTTCTTCATATCCATAGATATGCTCTCCTATTTATAGAACACTTCCTTGATGATGTGTATGAAATCGCTGTTGGTCCTGGTTCTGGCCAGGGTATCCACGATCTGCTCGGTGGTCTCCTGTACAGACTGGGAGGACAAAGCCCTGCGCATTGTCCAGATGGCCTCCATGGCTTCCTGATCCATCAGGAGTTCTTCCCGTCTGGTGCCGGATTTCTCCAGGTTGATGGCTGGGAAGATCCTCCTCTCCTGGAGCTTGCGGTCCAGGTGCAGTTCCATGTTGCCGGTGCCCTTGAACTCCTCGTAGATCATGTCGTCCATGCGGCTTCCGGTCTCCACCAGGGCGGTTCCCAGGATGGTTACGCTGCCACCCTCCTCCAGGTTTCTGGCAGCGCCAAAAAAGTTCTTTGGCTTGAAGAGCGCCGCCGGATCCAGTCCGCCGGACAGGGTCCTTCCGGAGGCGGGAATGGTCAGGTTGTAGGCTCTGGCCAGCCGGGTGATGCTGTCGAGAAGGATCACCACATCCTTACCGTGTTCTCCCAGCCGCCGGGCACGCTCCAATACCATCTCCGCCACCTTGACATGGTGCTGGGGCTGTTCATCAAAGGTGGAGTAGATGACCTTCCCTCTGCTAAGGGAGCGTTGCATCTCCGTGACCTCTTCCGGACGCTCGTCCACCAGGAGTACGATCAGTTCTACTTCCGGGTATTTCTTCTCGATGCTCCTGGCAATGTTCTGCAGAAGGGTGGTCTTGCCGGCCTTCGGCGGGGCTACGATCAGTCCTCGCTGTCCTTTTCCGATAGGGGCGATGATGTCGATTAGCCGCGTCGAAAGCTCCAGTGGATTGTTCTCCAGTACCAGTTTCTCTGTGGGATAGATAGGCGTCAACCGTGAGAAATCCGGCCGACGGATCGCCGCCCCCGGCTCCTCTCCATTGACGCTCTTCACGTACAAAAGCGCGCCAAACCGCTCCCCGGCATGAGGCCGTCGGGTGATGCCGCAGATCTCATCTCCGGTCTTCAGATGGAAACGGCGGATCTGCGTGGGGGACACGTAGATGTCCTTGTCGCTGGTCAGGAAGTTGTCAAAGCGCAGAAAGCCAAACCCGTCCTCAGCGAGTTCCAGGATCCCGGTGACCTCTGGGCGATCCTCCTGCTCAGGCTCCCTGGCGGGTTCCCGATCCTCGCCCTGGCCAGAGACTGCCTCTTCGGCCTCCTCCGCGGGCGCGACCACAGGTACCTCCGCCTCAGGTGTCGTCTCTGCCTTCACTGTCCGACGTCTTCTGGGCTTCTTCTCTTCGGATTTTTCTATTTTATTTTTTACTGGCATACCTTATTCCTTAACTTTGTTTATTGTTAATACTTCTTACTTGCTGCCTGCAGCAGGCTCTCAACTTCTGCCTTTGTGAGCGCACGGGTGTGGCCGGGCTTGATGTGCCCCAGCTTGATGTTCCCCACCTGAACACGCTCCAGCTCCTGCACCGGATAACCCACCGCCTCGAACATACGGCGGATCTGGCGGTTCTTTCCCTCATGGATGGTCACAGACAAGACCATGGAGTGGCGGTTCCATGTGATCACGTCCACCTTGGCCCGGGAGGTCACGAATCCCCCTATATCCACACCGCTCCGCAGCCGGGCGATCTTCTCCTTCGGAATGTTGCCCGCCACCCGAACGATGTAAGTCTTCTCCACCTCGTGGCGCGGATGGGTGAGAGCGAAGGCGAAATCGCCATCGTTGGTCAGAAACAGCAGACCCGAAGTGTTCAGGTCCAGCCGTCCCACAGGAAACACCCTCTCTGCAGCCTCCGGCAACAGATCACATACTGTGGGGCGTCCTCGGTCATCCGTCACAGCGGTGATCACCCCCACCGGCTTGTTCATGGCATAATAGAGTTTCTTCTGTACAGCGTCGATCCTGTTGCCGTCCACATATACGATATCTCCGGGCTTCACATCGTATCCCGGTTCCATCAGACGGACACCGTTAACCTCCACCTTTCCTTCGGCGATCAGCGCATCCGCCTTGCGACGGCTGGTCACCCCGCACTGGGCGATATATCGGTTGATCCTCATTCCTCTCCCCTCTCAAAACGCTGGCGGATCCAGTACTGGTCCACCTCCGCATAGTGCGTTGCCGGGACCTCCATGTGCTGCAGGTAGTTCTTTGCAAGCTCCTGGTACAGTTCCTCATCCAGTTCGATGGAGAGCATCTCGTCTTCGCCGTTATCGGAAGTCCAGATCACCAGGTACTCCCCATCCTCGTCATACATGTAGAGCAGATCCCCCGGCTCCAGGTCTGGCCACTCGTCCTGGACCTGATCCCAGACGGTGAACTTGTAGAGTTCCATCACCCGGTCATCCCGGCCATTCTCCGCAAGCAGGATCTTCTCCATCAGACTGACGCCATTGCCAACCACGCGGTAGACCACGTCCGCTGTGTCATCCACCGGCGGAATGTCCAGGCTGTTCATCTGGTCCAGCAGATCTTCCTCATGGCCCGGTGCCAGATAAACGTTCAGTTTCTTCTCCGGGTCGGTATACATCACCGGGTACTCCACCAGCATCTGATCGCCACAGTCCGGGCAGGCATTCAGGAAGAACTCCCCTTCAATGATCTTCTTCTTGACAGTTGGATCCTCCTGGGCATCCACAAACTCCCGCATGGGAACTTCAAACTCGCACCCACAGCTGGGGCATTCGATCTCGATGATTTCTGCCGGCATTCTATTCCTCCTCTGTCTGTGCGCCATCGGCGGCACCTGAAATATCCAACATCATCTGGCGGGAGTCCTCCTCCGGCTCATCCATCCCGATGACTTCTTCTATATCCTCGATCTCTGGTAAGTCCTTCAGGCTCTCAAACCCGAAATGCTTCAGAAACTCGTCTGTTGTCCCGTACAGGATCGGACGGCCAACGGCTTCGGAGCGTCCCCGATCCCTGACCAGGCCCTTCGTCACCAGTCCTTCCACCACCCGGTCGCAACGGACACCACGGATCGCGTCGATCTCTCCCTTGGTCACCGGCTGCTTGTAGGCGATGATGGCAAGCACCTCCAGCGCTGCCTGAGACAGCCGCTTGATCTTCACCGGGGTACAAAGCCTTCTGACGAACTCCTCATTCTCCCCATAGGTCACGAACTGGAATGCCTTTCCCACCCGGCGGATCCGAATGCCTCGGCGCTCCTGCTCGTATTCCTCCTGCAGTTCCTGAAAGATCCCGATGGCATCTGCCTCGGAAATATCAAAGACCTCTGCCGCGTCCTTGGCAGGCAGCAGTTGCCCCCACACAAACAGCATGGACTCGAACGCCGACTTGATCACTTTTCTGCTTGTCATCCATTTCCTCCCTCTCCGGCATCTTCAAACGGCCGCTTCCCCCGGAACACCCGGATGTCCCCAAAGGTCACCTTCTGATCAGCATCCAGATAGTGTTCCCTCATCATCTGCAGCATGGAGGCAAAGGAGACCGATACGCTGTAGCGGTTCCCCTGTTCCGGTACCAGTTCCCGGAAGGAGACGTCCTTCTCTCCTGCCCGTTCGCTTTTCTGCAGGGTCTCGCGGATGAAGGTCATGCGGTTCTCGATGGTCTCCCGCTCCCGTTCCACCCTGGTGTAATTCCGGCGAGTCTCATCCAACCGACGCTTCCTCTGCAGGAACGCATGAAAGGCCTGGGCAAAATCATCGATGTCCAGCTGCAGGTACTCGTCCGGATTGTCCAAATAGATGGAAATATCTTCCTGGGGTTTCTCAAACACGCCCCGCTGCTTCTCTTCGCAGACCGCCAGAAGTTCGCTCTGCTGCTTGCACCGCTTGTAAGCCAGCAAGCGCTCTGCCAGCTCGCTCCGGGGATCCTCCACTCCCAGCACATCTCCTTCCGTCTGCGGCCTTGGCAGCATCATGCGGGACTTGATCTCGATCAGTTCCGCCGCCAGTACCATGAACTCCGAGGACAGCTCGATGTTATGCTCCCGCATCATCTCCAGATACTCCAGATATTGACTTGTGATCTCCGACACCTGGATATCATAGATGCTCATCTGAGCATTCTCGATCAGATATACCAGCAGGTCGAAAGGCCCCTCAAAGGTCCTCAGTCTGACTTTATAGCTCATTCTCTGTCTCCACGCACAAAGCTTTGTGCACTAGGCGCTGCGCTCCTCCAATCCAGTATGATAATTATAATACAGCAGTCCGATCACCACAACCACGGCACCGAGAATTTCCCAGGATGTCGGGATCTGGTGGAGGAAGAGCAGGCTCATGATGATGGCGAACACCGACTCGCCGGACTCCCAGGCCGACACGTAGAGGGAGTCCACGTAGCCGAAGCATAGGTTAAACACGGCGTGAGCGCCGATCTGGCAGACCAACGTCATGCCCACCAGAAGGATGTAGTCGTGAGCGGAGTAGCCGAGCACCGGCGTACCCGTGGCAACGATGCCCACCGAGAAACAGACCCAGCAGGACAGGAAGCACAGGAACACATAGGTAGGGCCAGCCACGGTCTTGCGGACCTCGTTACCTACACAGAAGTACAGCCCCATGAACACCGCCGCCAGAAAAGCCAGCACGTCACCGGCGAAATTGCCGCTGGAGAGTTGGCTCTTGTCCAGCCCGGCCACCATGGCGCCGCCTAGCAGCGCCAGCACGATGCCCATGATTGGTCGGCGGCCGACATGCTTCTTCAGGACGAACAGGGTGATGAGAAGCACCACCAGCGGGTGCAACGCAGCCAACACGACGGCGCTGGCGATGTTGGTCATCTTGACGGCGTTGAACCAGGTGAAGAAGTG contains:
- a CDS encoding AAA family ATPase, translated to MSEKKIITISRQFGSGGHSIGLALAEKLDLPFYDKDLIMEVAKKAGFDERFVRAMDAAEVPARGLAAFFVGRDIKGKSFQDYIYDAECSVINDLAEKGPFIVVGRGADFILKDREDTLKVFVYASREYRAKRIVERYGKTEIPVKKLVKEKDKRRAARYKYHTKREWADVQNYDLALNTGLLGQEESVEIILRTLEVLKGE
- the prmC gene encoding peptide chain release factor N(5)-glutamine methyltransferase, giving the protein MTVRELISSGAALLAEAGVEDSRLDAELLYDHITGLDRTHRILQYREEVTEEIVETYSEILARRAAGEPLQYITGVQEFMGLPFHVAPGVLIPRPETELLVEKAVAWAKSFCEKSDTARACRVLDIGCGSGAIGVSLAKLVPAASVTCTDISPAALEIARQNAARLSVEVEFLEGDLLAPVEGRKFDLILSNPPYIARDVVRGLAREVRDHEPEMALCGGEDGLDVYRQLASSLGDALQPGGAVMMEIGHDQREAVKKMLEETGVFAGIVGYRDLAGRDRIITGERIAEE
- a CDS encoding DUF1385 domain-containing protein translates to MDMKKIFLKDACPTSIGGQAVIEGVMMRGLTRTAIACRIPDGRIHLKTMPNGASSKWMKLPLIRGVVSFVYSLVAGTRTLTYSADVQEYFLDDEDYEPGRFEKWLTEKFGSQTIWNAMILLSVVIALVFSIGIFVLLPTALIGWMKAFVDNAVALNLIEGVLRILMFIAYIVVIARMKDIQRVFEYHGAEHKTIHCFENNLELTPANAQTFYTLHPRCGTSFLMFVMVISLILFSLLGWPSLIWRIASRLLLIPVVAGLSYELLKWAGRSDNIVVRVLSLPGLYLQKLTTRPPDDSQLEIAIVSLKAVLVDEETPYVEGICDLDGTIVEPLDIEKEREEKEKKTKEGENA
- a CDS encoding pseudouridine synthase; its protein translation is MRINRYIAQCGVTSRRKADALIAEGKVEVNGVRLMEPGYDVKPGDIVYVDGNRIDAVQKKLYYAMNKPVGVITAVTDDRGRPTVCDLLPEAAERVFPVGRLDLNTSGLLFLTNDGDFAFALTHPRHEVEKTYIVRVAGNIPKEKIARLRSGVDIGGFVTSRAKVDVITWNRHSMVLSVTIHEGKNRQIRRMFEAVGYPVQELERVQVGNIKLGHIKPGHTRALTKAEVESLLQAASKKY
- a CDS encoding CpXC domain-containing protein — its product is MPAEIIEIECPSCGCEFEVPMREFVDAQEDPTVKKKIIEGEFFLNACPDCGDQMLVEYPVMYTDPEKKLNVYLAPGHEEDLLDQMNSLDIPPVDDTADVVYRVVGNGVSLMEKILLAENGRDDRVMELYKFTVWDQVQDEWPDLEPGDLLYMYDEDGEYLVIWTSDNGEDEMLSIELDEELYQELAKNYLQHMEVPATHYAEVDQYWIRQRFERGEE
- the scpB gene encoding SMC-Scp complex subunit ScpB: MTSRKVIKSAFESMLFVWGQLLPAKDAAEVFDISEADAIGIFQELQEEYEQERRGIRIRRVGKAFQFVTYGENEEFVRRLCTPVKIKRLSQAALEVLAIIAYKQPVTKGEIDAIRGVRCDRVVEGLVTKGLVRDRGRSEAVGRPILYGTTDEFLKHFGFESLKDLPEIEDIEEVIGMDEPEEDSRQMMLDISGAADGAQTEEE
- a CDS encoding ScpA family protein — encoded protein: MSYKVRLRTFEGPFDLLVYLIENAQMSIYDIQVSEITSQYLEYLEMMREHNIELSSEFMVLAAELIEIKSRMMLPRPQTEGDVLGVEDPRSELAERLLAYKRCKQQSELLAVCEEKQRGVFEKPQEDISIYLDNPDEYLQLDIDDFAQAFHAFLQRKRRLDETRRNYTRVERERETIENRMTFIRETLQKSERAGEKDVSFRELVPEQGNRYSVSVSFASMLQMMREHYLDADQKVTFGDIRVFRGKRPFEDAGEGGNG
- a CDS encoding DMT family transporter; this encodes MERKNFLERYVKIIVVLAVVAGSSSGIFGAAIQAPSMAIGFWRLTMGLPFFAVPVLLNRREELKALSRKELIWSFVAGAFLFGHFFTWFNAVKMTNIASAVVLAALHPLVVLLITLFVLKKHVGRRPIMGIVLALLGGAMVAGLDKSQLSSGNFAGDVLAFLAAVFMGLYFCVGNEVRKTVAGPTYVFLCFLSCWVCFSVGIVATGTPVLGYSAHDYILLVGMTLVCQIGAHAVFNLCFGYVDSLYVSAWESGESVFAIIMSLLFLHQIPTSWEILGAVVVVIGLLYYNYHTGLEERSA